A stretch of the Lolium perenne isolate Kyuss_39 chromosome 3, Kyuss_2.0, whole genome shotgun sequence genome encodes the following:
- the LOC139838165 gene encoding uncharacterized mitochondrial protein AtMg00810-like codes for MADEHQALLDNKTWSLVPRPPQANVVSGKWIFRHKFHSDGTLARYKALWVLRGFSQRPGLDYDETFSPVVKPATIRLVLQIAVSSSWPIRQLDVKNAFLNGYLDEVVYCQQPPVFVDPAHPDHVCRLHKSLYGLKQAPRAWYQRFAAYLSTIGFVASVTDTSLFVLRSAADTAYLLLYVDDIIVTASSSAFLQHLLDRLHSEFAMTDLGDLHFFLGIAVRRSSTGLFLSQRQYAVDLLQRAGMSDCHPCTTPIDTQAKLSDIEGELVNDATDYRSLAGALQYLTLTRPDLSYAVQQICLHMHAPRQPHLALVKRVLRYVRGTLDLGLHLSASSSTALTAYSDADWAGCPNTRRSTSVYCVYYGDSLISWSSKRQTTVSRSSAEAEYRAVAHVVAECCWLRQLLQELHRPLSSATVVFCDNSGRVLAYVLACIVVLFTFVP; via the coding sequence ATGGCTGATGAACACCAAGCTCTCCTGGACAACAAAACTTGGTCTCTTGTTCCGCGTCCACCTCAGGCAAATGTGGTCTCCGGGAAGTGGATTTTTCGTCATAAGTTTCACTCCGATGGCACCTTGGCTCGCTACAAGGCTCTTTGGGTTCTGCGTGGGTTCTCCCAACGCCCTGGTttggactacgatgagactttcagtCCGGTTGTTAAACCCGCCACGATCCGTCTGGTCCTTCAGATTGCTGTTTCCAGTTCATGGCCGATTCGCCAGCTTGATGTGAAGAACGCCTTTCTCAATGGTTACCTGGATGAGGTTGTCTACTGTCAGCAGCCCCCTGTCTTTGTTGATCCTGCTCATCCCGATCATGTTTGCCGCCTGCACAAGTCCCTCTATGGTTTGAAGCAAGCTCCTCGTGCCTGGTACCAACGATTTGCTGCTTATCTCTCCACCATTGGCTTTGTTGCTTCTGTGACGGATACATCACTGTTTGTTCTTCGGTCTGCTGCTGACACAGCCTATCTCCTGCTGTATGTTGACGACATCATAGTCACTGCTTCATCATCTGCGTTTCTGCAACATCTTCTAGACAGATTACACAGTGAGTTTGCTATGACTGATCTCGGCGACCTACATTTCTTCCTGGGCATTGCTGTTCGTCGCTCTTCTACTGGGCTGTTTCTGTCTCAGCGCCAGTACGCTGTTGATCTCCTTCAACGGGCTGGCATGTCTGACTGTCATCCCTGTACCACACCGATCGATACTCAGGCCAAGCTCTCTGACATTGAAGGTGAACTCGTCAATGATGCTACGGACTACCGGAGTCTTGCAGGTGCCCTCCAGTACCTTACTCTGACGCGTCCGGACCTTTCATACGCGGTACAGCAGATATGTCTTCATATGCATGCTCCCAGACAGCCACATCTTGCTCTTGTGAAGCGTGTTCTACGCTACGTTCGTGGAACTTTGGatctcggccttcatctgtctgcGTCCTCTTCTACAGCTCTTACCGCCTACTCCGATGCTGACTGGGCTGGATGTCCTAACACACGCCGCTCCACATCGGTCTACTGCGTATACTATGGTGATAGCCTGATTTCTTGGTCATCCAAGAGGCAGACTACCGTTTCTCGCTCTAGTGCAGAAGCTGAGTACCGAGCCGTGGCACATGTGGTTGCTGAGTGCTGTTGGCTCCGCCAGCTCTTGCAGGAGCTTCATCGACCTCTCAGTTCTGCGACAGTTGTCTTCTGTGACAACAGCGGGAGGGTGTTAGCGTATGTATTAGCGTGTATAGTAGTTCTATTTACTTTTGTACCCTAA
- the LOC127339937 gene encoding uncharacterized protein — translation MALNSTFGAIVSTTAGAVSPAGAARSVSPIVLSFDAGNYTKWAIYLRASLGRAGLISHIDSTTQAAPTDGAWMAEDYTVINHLHAAIDEDIADMVLASNQTARQLWLAIYELFSANKASKAIYLDNDFRQLVQGTSSITEYCRRQKQLSDALADNDSPVSARTLVLNTRRGLGPRFSSAATVISMTDPLPTFIRVRSMLLMEEMQQANGGC, via the coding sequence ATGGCCCTCAACTCCACCTTCGGAGCCATCGTGTCCACCACCGCGGGCGCTGTGTCTCCCGCCGGTGCTGCCCGCTCTGTCTCGCCTATCGTCCTCTCCTTTGACGCTGGGAACTACACCAAGTGGGCAATCTACCTCCGCGCCTCGCTCGGCCGTGCTGGCCTCATCAGCCACATCGACAGCACCACTCAGGCCGCTCCTACCGACGGCGCATGGATGGCGGAGGACTACACCGTGATCAACCATCTGCACGCGGCCATCGACGAGGACATCGCCGACATGGTCCTCGCCAGCAACCAGACCGCCCGCCAGCTCTGGCTGGCCATCTACGAGCTCTTCTCCGCCAACAAGGCCAGCAAGGCGATCTACCTCGACAACGACTTTCGCCAGCTGGTCCAGGGCACGTCCTCCATCACCGAGTactgccgccgccagaagcaactcTCCGACGCCCTCGCCGACAACGACTCCCCGGTCTCGGCCCGCACGCTCGTCCTCAACACTCGGCGCGGCCTCGGGCCTCGGTTCTCCTCCGCGGCTACCGTGATCTCAATGACGGACCCACTGCCCACTTTCATCCGTGTTCGGAGCATGCTCCTCATGGAGGAGATGCAACAGGCCAACGGCGGCTGCTAA